CGGCTTATCCAATCGAGGTGTTGACTTGTTTGCGGTCATATCTGTTATGGATCAACAGTTCATTTATTCTGCCACGCTTTGAACCCACCGCATTAATAGCTCTGGAGGCTTTAACTTCTACAATTTCATAGTTCGGATCAGAATAAAGCTCTTTAATCAAAGAAGCAGAGGAATTACTTACTAGTACCTGACAGCCACGCTCGGTTAACTTGTCACAGACTTCCTTTAATCTAATCTGCTCTTCCTCTCCAAACCCATTAACACTATACCCAGTAAAGGATGAAGTGTCAGATATGGGATGATAGGGAGGGTCGAAGTAAATAAATGCTCCTTTTCTCGCAGTAGCCACCGCCTTAGCAAAATCTCCTTCAAGAATTCTGACATCTTTTTGATTGAGATAAGCACTCACCGACCTAATGACCGCAGGATCGGCAATTAGAGGGTTAGAGTAGTTACCATAAGGTACGTTAAATTGACCGCTACTGTTGACGCGAAACAAACCATTAAAACAAGTTTTGTTGAGATAAATAATTCTGGCAGCCCGCTCTTGAGGACTTCTATCCTTAAAGTCATCTTTTCTATCCTGCTCTCGCAACCAGTAATAATGTTCTTTAGAGTTCTTGTCCTGATGTTGTTGACACAACTCCAGTAACTCTTCAGGATCGTCTTTAATTACGCGATAACAGTTGATAAGTTCCTTATTGGTATCGTTGATAACGCTCTTTTTAGGCTGTAGGGAGAATAATATCGCCCCAGCACCAACAAAGGGTTCGTAATATTGACCGAACTTTTGAGGGACATACTCTTTAATAGTAGGTAAAAGCTGCCGTTTTCCGCCAGCCCATTTCAGGAATGGTTGAGCGAGAACATTATGCTTGTATGCTTTTTTCCTATCAGTTTGAGGCGAGGAAATGCTCCCAGGCTCTATCGAGCCTCGACGTTGCTTTGCAACGGCGGCGGACTCCAGTCCGCGAGAGCATATTCCACTCGCCTGTTGAGATAGTGAGGACACAGAATGCGAAGCGTCTTCTCGTCCGTAAGATGTCGGTTTAGCAGCAGTATTATCTGGCATTGTATTAGGAGTGGTGTCCACCAGTTAAAGGTATCATCTCTGAAGATAAGCACAAGGTATAATGCCTTAATCTATCAGTATGATTATACTAAACAACTTGATTTTTTAAACAACCAGGAATGCGATCGCTCAATCTCTGTTTAACCGACTGGGAACACCAGAAGACATTGCCGATGTGGTGGCGTTTGTAGCAAGCGATCGCTGATTACTAAGCCCAAAGTAGAATCATAACCTCGCCAGCCAGCCCCAGGTAAATACACTTCTACCCACGCATGAAGATCTCTTAATTATTGTTCTAGGTCGCCTTCTCGGTAGCCGCTAACGAATCTAGCAGCAATACCAAATTCAATTTTGTATCAACTTAACTCTTTGGCAATACCTTTAATGTTCCCTATCCGCAAATTGGGTAAAACTAGCGAAGTCTTATAGTCAGAATGTTGCTTTTCTAATTGAGCAACAATTTGCTCTTGTTCTGACGGCGTAACTTCGCGATCGCCTGCAAGTGCTTCGGCTACTAAACGACGCATAGTTTCTATATATTTAATCTGAGCCTTGATTAGTCTTTCTACTCGATCTGGTTTACCATGACCATGATAAATTATAGTCTCTTCAGGATATTGTAGTTGTTGCGATCGCAGTTGATTTAGCCAGTTGCTACTAAAACCATCACCCAGAAAAGGAATTGTCTGATTGACTACAAAATCTCCAGCAAATAGCGCATTTTGTTGGGAAAGATAGTAAAGCGTTGTAGTTATAGTTTCATTTTCGGGCAAGTCGATAACTTCAAAAGTAAGCCCACCCAACTTAATTGTGTCTCCAGTTTTTACTATATGGTTAGGAAGAGGAATCGTATCTTTATCTGGAAAATCGTTACCGTGTAGTTGATTACGCGCTTTTATAAACCCTTGTGAATCTGTTTTAAGATCGTTATAGGTAATCTCAGAAGCATAAATCGGAACATCCTCTATTGCAGCATCGACAAATACGGGTAGTCCGCCATAATGATCTGTATGAGGATGAGTAATTAAAATTCCTAAAATCGGTTTATTAACGGCAAGTATTTCATCTAAAGCATATCTGGCTTGAGAAAGAAAGCGTCCTGCATCAATCAAGATAATTCCTTTATTGGTTTCAATCCAGTATAAATTTACCGCATCTATTGGTGGAGATTCATAGCGGTGTATGGTCACTGTTGGCTGGTTTTGCGCCAGGGTAAGATTGGTACTAAAAAACGCACTTAAACCAACCAAGAAAGCAAACAGCACATTTATTAATTTTATTTTGTTAGAAAGCATAGCCCAATTATTATTTTATGTGTCTTCAAAATTTATACTCATAGTAATGTTTATTTTGGTCGATCGACCAAAATACTGAAGAACGATAAATTAGTATTTTTGAATAATGCTCGAATAGTTAATAAAGATAAACAATGGCTGCCAAACGCAACTTTGATAGCGAAGAGGTTTTAGATGGTGTTATGCGTACCTTTTGGTCACATGGCTACAGAGGAACGAGTCTAGAAGATTTAGCTCGTGCTACTGGTTTGCGTAAAGGCAGTTTACATAATGCTTTTGGCAATAAAGAAGATTTGTTTTTGCTAGCACTCGAACGATATGCCCAGCTTTTTGATCGTCGTCTTGACAATGCACTCGATGACCCCGATCCATATCGAGCAATTGAACGCTTTCTAGAAGCAATTGTCGAACGAATGTCAGATTCTTTTAATCCTAGAGGATGCTTGTCAACCTACGCTTGTATAGAGTGGCAGGATTTACCGCCAAAAGCAGCAGCTAAAGTGTCTCACACTTTGGCAGGACTAGAAGAACAATTAACAAAAATAATCAAAAAAGGGCAGCAGCAAAGCAACTTTGCTTCAGATAAAGATGCGCGATCGCTGGCTCGTTTTCTGATTGCGACAACACGAGGCATGGCTACATTACACAAAGTTACGGGCGATTTGGATACTGTACGAGATGTAGCTAATTGTGCGATTGGCGTACTTAAATAATTTGCCAGCCTAGTTTTTTATCCCTTATTCAACACCTAAGTATTTTTACTTCCATCACTTTTAGTGTTTATCGTCTATTGATTCTAAGTAATCAGCGATCGCTTTGGCAATCTCCTTTTTTCCCACTGCTTTTTGAGGTGGTTGGTTTTTTGTTACTAGATAAGCCACCTGCGCGCCTGTAGCTTGATGTTCTTCGCCACGGTTAGCTAGCACCATTTGATAACCCTGCTGTAATCTAGTTTCGGCAATACTGATTAATTCTGCATGGGAGATGTTTTCTTGATACTTAAAAGTAATCATGCCCAAGCTAGGATATTTAGCTTTTACCTCCCTAATTACCTTTTGAGTAGCTACTAGGTCAATTTTAGACAATGCCCCACCGCTAGGGATTTTGCCTGAGTATACTTGAGCAGGTTTATAGTCAGCAACCGCAGCAGAAAAGATTCCATAACGATAATTATTTTCTAATTCTGTCATTACTGCTGACAGATATTCATCGTAGGTAGTAACTATTTGATGGGGGAGATAGCTAGGAGGAGTATAGCTGCCTTGTCCATGAATTAATTTTACTTTTGCGCCTCGAAGATACAATTCTTCAGCGATGCAGATGCCCAATCTGCCTGTAAAGCGATTAGTGAGACGACGTATATTGTCTATCGGTACAGGGGTAGGACCCCCTGTGACTAAGATCGGGATATCCTTGAGAGATGATAAACTAACTGCGCGACATACAGCCAAGGCGATCGCTTTTTCTTCTGGCAGATTGTTTTTACCATTAGCAACTTTGGGCGGGATAATTTTTACTCCCATTTGATTTAGCTGCTGTAGAGATTTAGTCAAAATAGAGTTGTGCAAACTACCGTGCATTGTCGGTGCAATCAGAATTTGACATTTTCCTTTTTCCATTCTGCCAATAGCTGAAGCCAAAGTAGAAGCAATGACACCATCGGCAATGCCCAATGCCATTTTATTGATGGTGTTATAGGTTGCAGGGGCGACTAAATAGGCAGCAAAAGGATTGTCATCGCTGAGGTGTTCCGCATTTGCTGTTAGCTTAGTAACCACAGCATTAGTGGTACTCCATTCCAAAGCATCAATAGTGGTGTATCTTAATGCTTCATTCGAGGCAAAAGCTACGACATCAGCCCCTTGACGGCGGAGAGTACGAGCGATTAAGGGAGCTTTCATGGCTGCAATGCTACCTGTCACCAACAGGGCAATACGCTTATTTTGCAGATGATTTGATTCTAAAGTAACTTGGCGATCCGTAGGGGACGCGATCGCGTAATCGCCTAATTCTGATTCTGGTGGCGGTTGAAAATCCCAATCATTCATATACTACTTTGGAGTAAATATGCGGTGCGTTCAACACTGCTTGCTCTTGCATGAATATATTTTTTCAATACTAGTTTTGAATTCCTGACCTCTGACCTCATTCTCAATTGATATTTCTGATTCGTGCCAGAGGTCTACTACTTGCTCTTGGCTTTTAATCTTTTAAAATATTATCTCAATCTGTTACTTATTAAAGATTCAGTTTTGGTGGGCAAAGATCTTTATTTGAAACGTTTTTTGCGCTGAATTTTATTTTGCCCACCCTACAAAAGCTTATTACCTATTAAAGATTCAGCCTTTCGTAAATAGCTGATATCCCCCTGTAAAGCTAGCTAAGGAAAGAACAAACTGCCAAAGACTAGTCGGTTGTAGAATTGCTTTACTGCTTAAGAATACGGCAACAATACCAATGGCGATCGCAATTCCTGCCCAACTTTTAATAGCGCGAGGTAATACAAAAAGCATTAACACTCCTGCGGTGAGAAAGAGAATAGACGTATCGGCAGCGACTCCCCGCCACCAGTAAAGATAAATGTTATTGGTAAAGTAAATATTTTGTCCTAAAAAATAAACTCCTAGTAGCAATAAACCTAATCCAAGTAACCTAGCAAATAATCTCATATCTTTTATGTGATTAAACTCTAATTCTAGGTTGCCCAAATGCTCATGCTTAAATATATAACCATCAATTCTAAGTTTCTAGATTAAGGACTTCTGGAGGATAATTACAGCCATCTAACATTATTTCTGTGATAGCCGAATAGGCTTCCGTCCAAGCCACTGCATATTCATCTGTCCATTGGTCTTCTAGGACGACAGCCATTGTTTTAAGTAAGTTTCCGCCGACCTTGGGATAATGTTCTGGCAGAACTCCATACTGTACGTGTTTAGCACCCAAGCCTTTAAGCGCGCTTGTCAAAGTATCTGGCTTAGTGAGGTTGTTCACTACTAATACCAAGGAGTCAAATAATTTTTTAGCTTGCTCGTCCATCTGAGCATCAGAAAACAAGGGTTTAACCTCTGGATAATCTTTAAATAGATTACTGTAAAAATAATTGGTAAAATCAGTTTCGCGATCGCATATCAAAGCAAAGCTAGTTTCTAGCAGATCTGTTTTAAGAGTCATAAATTCAAATAGAGTTTGGCAAAAGAATCTAAGCTACAAATAATATTACAGAAAAACCTTATACCTTGATGCCATAACACCAAAATAAGAAGTACAAATGAATTGATTAGCTGTTACTCTCTACAACTTAACAATTGCCAATTTTAGTAACATAAATTAA
This DNA window, taken from Pleurocapsa sp. FMAR1, encodes the following:
- a CDS encoding globin family protein, which gives rise to MTLKTDLLETSFALICDRETDFTNYFYSNLFKDYPEVKPLFSDAQMDEQAKKLFDSLVLVVNNLTKPDTLTSALKGLGAKHVQYGVLPEHYPKVGGNLLKTMAVVLEDQWTDEYAVAWTEAYSAITEIMLDGCNYPPEVLNLET
- the coaBC gene encoding bifunctional phosphopantothenoylcysteine decarboxylase/phosphopantothenate--cysteine ligase CoaBC, which codes for MNDWDFQPPPESELGDYAIASPTDRQVTLESNHLQNKRIALLVTGSIAAMKAPLIARTLRRQGADVVAFASNEALRYTTIDALEWSTTNAVVTKLTANAEHLSDDNPFAAYLVAPATYNTINKMALGIADGVIASTLASAIGRMEKGKCQILIAPTMHGSLHNSILTKSLQQLNQMGVKIIPPKVANGKNNLPEEKAIALAVCRAVSLSSLKDIPILVTGGPTPVPIDNIRRLTNRFTGRLGICIAEELYLRGAKVKLIHGQGSYTPPSYLPHQIVTTYDEYLSAVMTELENNYRYGIFSAAVADYKPAQVYSGKIPSGGALSKIDLVATQKVIREVKAKYPSLGMITFKYQENISHAELISIAETRLQQGYQMVLANRGEEHQATGAQVAYLVTKNQPPQKAVGKKEIAKAIADYLESIDDKH
- a CDS encoding DNA adenine methylase, whose product is MPDNTAAKPTSYGREDASHSVSSLSQQASGICSRGLESAAVAKQRRGSIEPGSISSPQTDRKKAYKHNVLAQPFLKWAGGKRQLLPTIKEYVPQKFGQYYEPFVGAGAILFSLQPKKSVINDTNKELINCYRVIKDDPEELLELCQQHQDKNSKEHYYWLREQDRKDDFKDRSPQERAARIIYLNKTCFNGLFRVNSSGQFNVPYGNYSNPLIADPAVIRSVSAYLNQKDVRILEGDFAKAVATARKGAFIYFDPPYHPISDTSSFTGYSVNGFGEEEQIRLKEVCDKLTERGCQVLVSNSSASLIKELYSDPNYEIVEVKASRAINAVGSKRGRINELLIHNRYDRKQVNTSIG
- a CDS encoding TetR/AcrR family transcriptional regulator, which codes for MAAKRNFDSEEVLDGVMRTFWSHGYRGTSLEDLARATGLRKGSLHNAFGNKEDLFLLALERYAQLFDRRLDNALDDPDPYRAIERFLEAIVERMSDSFNPRGCLSTYACIEWQDLPPKAAAKVSHTLAGLEEQLTKIIKKGQQQSNFASDKDARSLARFLIATTRGMATLHKVTGDLDTVRDVANCAIGVLK
- a CDS encoding MBL fold metallo-hydrolase, whose amino-acid sequence is MLSNKIKLINVLFAFLVGLSAFFSTNLTLAQNQPTVTIHRYESPPIDAVNLYWIETNKGIILIDAGRFLSQARYALDEILAVNKPILGILITHPHTDHYGGLPVFVDAAIEDVPIYASEITYNDLKTDSQGFIKARNQLHGNDFPDKDTIPLPNHIVKTGDTIKLGGLTFEVIDLPENETITTTLYYLSQQNALFAGDFVVNQTIPFLGDGFSSNWLNQLRSQQLQYPEETIIYHGHGKPDRVERLIKAQIKYIETMRRLVAEALAGDREVTPSEQEQIVAQLEKQHSDYKTSLVLPNLRIGNIKGIAKELS